In the genome of Pelobacter seleniigenes DSM 18267, one region contains:
- the trhA gene encoding PAQR family membrane homeostasis protein TrhA — protein sequence MKRNEITGYSVGEEIANSVTHGIGTLLAILGLVMLVVFASLHGNAWHIVSCSIFGGTLLLLYLSSTLYHSIPSPRVKRLLRVFDHSAIYLLIAGTYTPFTLVNLRGPWGWSLFGIVWGIALLGILLKTTRYAQLRGVSTTLYLIMGWTVIIAIKPMLSVLAPTGFTLLLLGGLAYTFGVIFYAWKRLPYGHAIWHLFVLAGSCFHFFAVFYYVIPQ from the coding sequence ATGAAACGCAACGAAATAACCGGCTACAGTGTGGGAGAAGAGATTGCCAACAGTGTGACCCATGGGATTGGAACCCTGCTGGCGATCTTGGGGTTGGTCATGCTGGTGGTCTTTGCCAGTCTGCATGGGAATGCCTGGCACATTGTTTCCTGCAGTATTTTCGGCGGGACCCTGCTGTTGTTGTATCTGTCGTCAACCCTTTACCACAGCATCCCCTCCCCCCGGGTCAAACGCCTGCTGCGGGTCTTCGACCATTCGGCCATTTATCTGCTGATTGCCGGAACCTATACCCCGTTCACCCTGGTCAACCTGCGCGGCCCCTGGGGCTGGTCGCTGTTCGGCATCGTCTGGGGCATTGCCCTGCTCGGCATTCTGCTGAAGACAACCCGCTACGCCCAGTTGCGCGGGGTCTCGACCACCCTTTATCTAATTATGGGCTGGACCGTCATTATCGCCATTAAACCAATGCTCTCGGTCCTGGCCCCGACCGGCTTCACCCTGCTGCTGCTGGGCGGACTGGCCTATACCTTCGGGGTCATTTTCTACGCCTGGAAACGTCTCCCCTACGGACACGCGATCTGGCACCTGTTTGTGCTGGCCGGCAGCTGCTTTCATTTTTTTGCGGTTTTTTACTACGTGATTCCGCAATAA
- a CDS encoding L-serine ammonia-lyase, iron-sulfur-dependent, subunit alpha: protein MESICNIYRIGTGPSSSHTMAPQRAARNFVAAYPGAARYRVTLFGSLAATGRGHLTDQALSQVIPPSQLELLWRPQEQLPRHPNGMRFEALDEEGALLANRDEYSSGGGALLSDQEGRPTELSRYPLTTMAAIISALEQSGESLWEFVINHEERPFLDYLDNVWDVMTSSIRNGLSHAGVLPGGLGLARKAADFYRKATLYSTHLQNNARLWSYALAVAEENASGGMIATAPTCGAGGVLPAVLRYLNETLACRYEDILHALATAGLIGNLVKQNASISGAEVGCQGEIGTACAMAAAAATQLQGGSIRQIEYAAEMGLEHHLGLTCDPVAGLVQIPCIERNAHAATRALSCCHFALLAGGEHKISFDEITAVMRETGHALPLLYRETSTGGIARAYQQRNGPAADQ, encoded by the coding sequence ATGGAATCGATCTGCAATATTTATCGCATTGGAACCGGACCGTCCAGTAGCCACACCATGGCTCCGCAGCGGGCCGCGCGCAATTTTGTCGCCGCTTACCCCGGCGCCGCCCGTTATCGGGTGACCCTGTTCGGCAGCCTTGCCGCCACCGGCCGCGGCCACCTGACCGACCAGGCGCTGTCTCAGGTCATTCCGCCATCCCAGCTTGAGCTGCTCTGGCGGCCACAGGAACAGCTCCCACGCCATCCCAACGGCATGCGTTTTGAGGCCCTCGACGAAGAGGGGGCTCTGCTGGCCAACCGGGACGAATACAGTAGCGGCGGTGGCGCCCTGCTCAGTGACCAGGAGGGGCGGCCGACCGAGCTGTCACGCTACCCGCTGACCACCATGGCCGCAATTATCAGCGCCCTGGAGCAGAGCGGGGAATCCCTCTGGGAATTCGTGATCAACCATGAGGAGCGCCCCTTCCTCGATTACCTGGATAATGTCTGGGATGTCATGACTTCGTCTATCCGCAATGGACTGAGTCATGCCGGAGTGCTCCCCGGAGGTCTCGGCCTGGCCCGCAAAGCGGCCGATTTTTATCGCAAAGCCACCCTCTATAGCACCCATCTGCAGAACAATGCCCGGCTCTGGTCCTATGCTCTGGCCGTGGCCGAAGAAAATGCCTCCGGCGGCATGATCGCCACGGCGCCGACCTGCGGGGCCGGCGGCGTTCTGCCGGCGGTTTTGCGCTATCTGAACGAAACCCTGGCCTGCCGTTATGAGGACATTCTGCATGCCCTGGCGACCGCCGGGCTGATCGGCAACCTGGTCAAGCAAAACGCCTCCATTTCCGGAGCCGAGGTCGGCTGCCAGGGGGAAATCGGCACCGCCTGCGCCATGGCCGCGGCGGCGGCGACCCAGCTCCAGGGCGGCAGCATCAGGCAGATCGAATACGCTGCCGAGATGGGGCTGGAGCATCACCTTGGCCTGACCTGTGATCCGGTCGCCGGGCTGGTCCAGATCCCCTGCATCGAACGCAATGCCCACGCCGCCACCCGGGCCTTAAGCTGCTGTCATTTTGCCCTGCTGGCCGGCGGTGAACATAAAATCAGCTTTGATGAAATCACCGCGGTCATGCGCGAGACCGGCCACGCCCTGCCCCTGCTCTACCGGGAAACCTCGACCGGTGGCATCGCCCGCGCTTATCAACAGCGCAACGGTCCGGCCGCTGACCAATGA